Proteins from one Mesorhizobium sp. M9A.F.Ca.ET.002.03.1.2 genomic window:
- a CDS encoding response regulator transcription factor, with protein sequence MPHNILVADDDPHIREIICFALEKAGMKTVAVSDGAAALQAIERRAPDLVVLDIGMPEMDGLEVCRRLRHTSDVPVLFLSARDEEIDRILGLEMGGDDYLTKPFSPRELVARVNVILRRARRAAPETDDRQFSHGRLALMPASHAASFDGKPLALTSIEFSILKGFLARPAHVLGRDTVMANAYAANIHVADRTVDSHIRNIRAKLAAVGCTDGIETVHGVGFRLGRCGT encoded by the coding sequence ATGCCGCATAATATCCTGGTCGCCGACGATGATCCGCACATTCGCGAAATCATCTGCTTCGCGCTCGAAAAGGCCGGCATGAAAACGGTTGCCGTATCCGACGGCGCCGCCGCGTTGCAGGCGATCGAGCGCCGCGCGCCCGACCTCGTCGTGCTCGATATCGGCATGCCTGAGATGGATGGGCTGGAGGTCTGCCGGCGGCTGCGGCACACATCCGATGTGCCGGTGCTGTTCTTGTCCGCGCGAGATGAAGAAATCGACCGTATCCTAGGGCTCGAAATGGGTGGCGACGACTATTTGACCAAGCCTTTCAGCCCGCGCGAGCTGGTCGCCCGCGTCAACGTCATCCTGCGGCGCGCCCGCCGGGCAGCGCCGGAGACCGACGACAGGCAATTCTCGCATGGCAGACTGGCCTTGATGCCGGCCAGCCACGCCGCCAGCTTCGACGGCAAGCCGCTGGCGCTGACCTCGATCGAGTTCTCGATCCTCAAAGGGTTTCTGGCGCGTCCGGCGCATGTGCTCGGTCGCGACACGGTGATGGCCAATGCCTATGCCGCCAACATCCATGTCGCCGACCGCACCGTCGACAGCCATATCCGCAACATCCGCGCCAAGCTGGCGGCGGTCGGCTGCACGGACGGGATCGAGACCGTGCATGGCGTCGGCTTCCGGCTGGGCCGGTGCGGCACGTGA
- a CDS encoding tetratricopeptide repeat protein, with protein MSCHTDALARAFVAGLLRVPLLALVLAGIVVPGGMSSSAHAAGKDYAACFSDGKVGADEQIAACTAIAEDKNEIPDLRVNAYFVRGLAYTQKNDIDHVIADMTEVVALDPTYTRAFTNRAIAWQSKGDFDQAVADYTRAIALTPDDASLYVDRARALGKNGEHDRAIADCDRAIDIDPANEMAYGVRGIAWEDMGDAARAQADYDKAQSVRTDPVTPYHDRALSWIARGERKRAEADCEHIAGVDVDKGRDCARLIVEVLGKPNGDIRGGGSSAASAQNAGGVEWQDKGDHTRAIAAFDEAIRLDPANSTFYFNRAKSWGLKKDYARALADLDEVVRLDPADAQAYRVRGMTMARIGNSKEAFADLDKAISLKPTDPKSYFIRALVWKASDPDKAIADLDQAIALDPTNAKYRRERLSVQLDKRGVSPKTAQATDPAASHTYGAGGAADAPAAPQAAKPASPPAYEPLQLYPKKADHSELVAWNLKRGLEQQVQGDVGGAIDSFSFAIQLDPYNAEAFYNRALAEASQGNDALAATDCRRAVDLDPKRAGSCNERRPDEPAQSAVGKTRDPAAAKVLIERAEARLAEYSDGGALLDLAKAISLDPDNADAYLVRSRARALNGDEAGAAADCRRATELDPKRAGACGEQVAGGERGLPPQPDRQQAKSQAPTPDIMATDDTLAAKALEAKDLRALEAVLGGDAFLDMGKYDEAIGAYDQVIALDPNNRFGYFGRGRAWTAKRDYGRGIADYDKAIQLAPNFAEAYFRRGLAKVTSGDADGALADCDRAATLEPKVRDAHYCRGVAWHAKGDAGRAIAAYSVAIGIDAKDDASYYARGMARADQKDYDGAIADFDAAIKLDPGNADYSVGRRAAVAARSEGGAAAAATGTEAATAPDAGDNTQPDGKFSGSKLAELIQATDPQVLIALYRGDYLAKAGRYDEAIAAYEQAIALDPHSPLAYFGRGKAWDAKHAYDRAIADYDRVIELIPDLVSAQIRRGLAKVAAGDAEGALADCGRASALDPKARDAFFCKGSALLAKGDTKRAAEAYSAAIEIDPNDAASYYGRGMARADSKDYANAIADFDQAIRLNPNNPDVTVARKATVAALAKGGGARDAVGSDPKNLKAFIDRGDAFYKKGRYDRAIAEYSRAIALDPRKAAAYVGRGMSLVEKGEYDAAIDDYGKVIELYPAHLDAYIGRGVAWIKKKEPDRAIADFSRAIELDGSYAPVYFGRAGAWLAKGDYDQAIADYDRALKLDPKLAPARKGRKLAVAEKKKASASRMSGKLAGQAGDGTTKPSSASPAALAFSKGWALHERDDYDGAIALYDKAIALFPQFHDAYLARALAWEAKGDYAHAVADYSQAIALNPNFADTYYDRGQTRGFQGDYDGALADYEKAITLNTKDARVYADRGLIWMGRHEDAAALRDFETALSLDRKSHFAFLGRGVIRTSRADYNGAIDDLSQAIALKPDFATAYKARSQAWEAKGNYKRAEADRKKALSLGAN; from the coding sequence ATGTCATGCCACACCGACGCGCTGGCGCGCGCATTTGTTGCGGGGCTTTTGCGCGTGCCGCTGTTGGCGCTGGTCCTCGCGGGGATTGTCGTGCCTGGCGGAATGAGCAGTTCGGCGCACGCCGCCGGCAAGGACTATGCTGCCTGTTTCAGCGACGGCAAGGTGGGCGCCGACGAGCAGATCGCCGCTTGCACCGCTATTGCCGAGGACAAAAACGAGATCCCCGATTTGCGCGTGAACGCCTATTTCGTGCGCGGCCTGGCCTACACCCAGAAGAACGATATCGATCATGTCATCGCCGATATGACCGAGGTGGTCGCGCTCGATCCGACTTACACGCGCGCTTTTACCAATCGCGCCATTGCCTGGCAGAGCAAAGGCGACTTCGATCAGGCCGTTGCCGACTATACGCGCGCGATCGCGCTCACGCCGGACGATGCCAGCCTCTATGTCGATCGCGCCAGGGCACTCGGCAAGAACGGCGAGCACGATCGCGCCATTGCCGATTGCGACAGGGCGATCGACATCGACCCCGCCAACGAAATGGCCTATGGCGTGCGCGGCATTGCCTGGGAAGACATGGGCGACGCGGCGCGAGCCCAGGCCGATTACGACAAGGCACAGAGTGTGCGAACGGACCCTGTCACACCTTACCATGACCGCGCCCTGTCATGGATCGCCAGGGGCGAGCGCAAGCGCGCCGAAGCCGACTGCGAACATATTGCCGGGGTCGACGTAGACAAGGGGCGCGATTGCGCGCGTCTGATTGTCGAGGTTTTGGGTAAACCGAACGGCGACATCCGCGGTGGCGGCTCAAGCGCCGCTTCCGCCCAAAATGCGGGCGGAGTGGAATGGCAGGATAAGGGTGACCATACCCGCGCCATTGCCGCGTTCGACGAGGCGATCCGGCTTGACCCGGCAAATTCCACTTTCTACTTCAACCGCGCCAAGAGCTGGGGCTTAAAGAAAGACTATGCGCGCGCTCTTGCCGATCTGGATGAAGTCGTCCGCCTCGACCCGGCCGACGCCCAGGCTTACCGAGTACGCGGCATGACGATGGCCCGGATCGGCAATTCAAAGGAGGCGTTTGCCGATCTCGACAAAGCCATCTCTTTGAAGCCGACCGATCCAAAGTCGTATTTTATCCGGGCCCTTGTCTGGAAGGCGAGCGATCCGGACAAGGCAATCGCCGATCTGGACCAGGCCATCGCGCTCGATCCAACCAACGCGAAGTACCGCAGGGAAAGGCTAAGCGTGCAACTCGACAAGCGCGGGGTAAGTCCGAAAACCGCGCAAGCAACCGACCCCGCGGCCAGCCATACTTATGGTGCAGGCGGAGCCGCCGACGCGCCGGCCGCGCCACAAGCGGCCAAGCCAGCCTCACCTCCCGCATACGAGCCGCTGCAACTCTACCCCAAGAAGGCGGATCATTCCGAACTCGTTGCCTGGAATCTGAAACGAGGGTTGGAGCAACAGGTCCAGGGGGATGTCGGCGGCGCAATCGATAGCTTCAGCTTTGCGATCCAGCTCGACCCCTACAACGCCGAAGCATTTTACAATCGGGCGCTTGCCGAAGCGTCGCAAGGCAACGACGCCCTTGCCGCCACCGACTGCAGGCGCGCCGTCGACCTCGACCCGAAGCGGGCGGGCTCCTGCAACGAACGCAGGCCGGACGAACCAGCCCAGTCGGCCGTCGGGAAGACAAGGGACCCGGCGGCTGCAAAGGTCCTGATCGAGCGCGCCGAGGCGCGACTTGCAGAATATAGCGACGGCGGCGCGCTTCTCGATCTGGCAAAGGCCATCAGCCTCGACCCGGACAATGCCGACGCCTATCTCGTCCGCAGCCGCGCGAGGGCGTTGAACGGCGACGAGGCCGGGGCCGCAGCGGATTGCCGGCGCGCCACCGAACTCGATCCGAAGCGGGCGGGAGCCTGCGGCGAACAGGTTGCCGGCGGTGAGCGCGGACTGCCCCCGCAGCCGGACAGGCAACAGGCGAAGTCACAAGCGCCCACTCCAGATATCATGGCCACGGACGACACGCTGGCGGCAAAGGCCTTGGAGGCGAAGGACCTGCGCGCGCTGGAAGCGGTGCTTGGCGGTGATGCCTTCCTGGACATGGGAAAATATGACGAGGCGATCGGCGCATATGATCAGGTGATCGCGCTCGATCCCAACAACCGCTTCGGCTATTTCGGCCGCGGCAGGGCCTGGACCGCCAAACGCGACTACGGCAGAGGGATCGCCGATTACGACAAGGCCATCCAGCTCGCTCCCAATTTCGCCGAAGCCTATTTTCGCCGCGGTCTCGCCAAGGTGACTTCCGGCGACGCCGATGGCGCTCTCGCCGATTGCGACCGGGCCGCAACGCTCGAACCGAAGGTGCGCGACGCTCACTATTGCCGGGGCGTGGCGTGGCACGCCAAGGGCGACGCAGGGCGCGCAATCGCCGCCTATTCGGTAGCAATCGGGATCGATGCGAAGGATGACGCCAGCTATTACGCGCGCGGCATGGCGCGGGCCGACCAGAAGGACTATGACGGCGCCATCGCCGACTTCGATGCGGCGATCAAACTTGACCCCGGCAATGCCGACTATTCAGTCGGTCGCAGGGCAGCAGTGGCGGCAAGAAGCGAAGGCGGCGCGGCGGCCGCCGCGACCGGCACCGAAGCCGCGACTGCACCGGACGCGGGCGACAACACCCAACCGGATGGCAAGTTCTCCGGCTCAAAGTTGGCGGAGCTGATTCAGGCGACCGATCCGCAGGTTCTGATCGCGTTATATCGCGGCGACTACCTGGCGAAAGCAGGCAGATACGACGAAGCCATCGCTGCTTATGAACAGGCAATCGCGCTCGACCCCCATAGCCCCCTCGCATATTTCGGCCGTGGCAAAGCCTGGGACGCCAAACATGCCTATGACCGCGCCATTGCCGACTACGACCGGGTCATCGAGCTCATCCCGGATCTGGTGTCGGCGCAAATCCGACGTGGCCTGGCCAAGGTTGCGGCCGGCGATGCCGAAGGCGCCCTTGCCGATTGCGGCCGGGCCAGCGCGCTCGACCCGAAAGCGCGCGATGCATTTTTTTGCAAGGGCTCGGCCTTGCTTGCCAAGGGCGACACCAAGCGCGCGGCCGAGGCCTATTCGGCGGCGATCGAGATCGACCCGAACGATGCTGCCAGCTATTATGGGCGCGGCATGGCGCGGGCCGACAGCAAGGACTATGCGAACGCCATTGCCGACTTCGATCAGGCCATAAGGCTCAACCCGAACAACCCGGATGTTACGGTCGCCCGCAAGGCGACGGTGGCTGCGCTGGCAAAAGGTGGTGGCGCGCGGGACGCCGTCGGCTCGGACCCGAAAAACCTCAAGGCTTTCATCGATCGCGGCGATGCCTTCTACAAAAAAGGCAGATATGATCGCGCCATTGCCGAATACAGCCGCGCGATCGCGCTCGATCCGAGAAAGGCCGCAGCCTATGTCGGGCGGGGCATGTCGCTTGTCGAAAAGGGTGAATACGACGCTGCCATCGACGACTACGGCAAGGTCATCGAACTCTATCCCGCCCATCTGGACGCCTATATCGGTCGCGGTGTCGCGTGGATCAAGAAGAAGGAACCGGATCGCGCCATCGCCGACTTCAGTCGCGCGATCGAACTCGACGGCAGCTACGCGCCCGTCTATTTCGGGCGTGCCGGCGCCTGGCTCGCCAAGGGCGACTACGATCAAGCCATCGCCGATTACGATCGGGCGCTGAAGCTCGATCCAAAGCTGGCTCCTGCCCGCAAAGGCCGCAAGCTGGCAGTGGCGGAAAAAAAGAAGGCGAGCGCCTCAAGGATGTCGGGCAAGTTGGCCGGTCAGGCTGGCGACGGGACGACCAAGCCGAGCAGCGCTTCACCAGCCGCGCTGGCGTTCAGCAAGGGCTGGGCGCTGCATGAGAGGGACGACTATGACGGCGCCATAGCCCTTTACGACAAGGCGATTGCGCTCTTTCCGCAATTCCACGACGCCTATCTGGCTCGCGCCTTGGCCTGGGAGGCCAAAGGCGATTACGCTCATGCCGTGGCTGATTACAGCCAGGCAATCGCGCTCAACCCGAATTTTGCCGATACCTACTATGACCGCGGCCAGACCCGCGGTTTCCAGGGAGATTACGACGGGGCGCTTGCGGATTACGAGAAGGCCATCACTCTCAATACCAAGGACGCAAGGGTCTACGCCGATCGGGGTCTCATATGGATGGGCAGACATGAGGACGCCGCAGCACTGCGCGATTTCGAAACGGCGCTCAGCCTCGATCGCAAAAGCCATTTTGCCTTTCTGGGTCGAGGCGTGATCCGCACCAGCAGGGCGGACTATAACGGAGCCATCGACGATTTGAGCCAAGCGATAGCACTCAAACCTGATTTCGCCACAGCTTACAAAGCCCGAAGCCAAGCTTGGGAAGCCAAGGGCAACTACAAGCGTGCCGAGGCCGACCGCAAGAAAGCGCTTAGCCTCGGAGCGAACTAA
- a CDS encoding HAMP domain-containing sensor histidine kinase: protein MALPLVGLFFFRLYENQLIRQTEAELIAQGAALAAIYSQEVRDAGIATEKLGVPVPADRDNPDSPYRPIEPSLDLASDTVLPTRPAAAAAAIDPAFAAIGARLSGILADTQKTTLAGFRLLDPRGVVIAGREEVGLSLGAVGEVREALAGRFASALRLRISDEPPPPLYSVSRGTKVRVFVAMPVAVDSKVAGVVYLSRTPNNIVKHLYGERGKVVLAAIAILGGTLLIALVFLRTVSRPIYALMERTKRIAAGDREAIRPLDHHGTREMAALSNAFLDMAEKLHARSDSIQTFATHVSHELKSPLTAIQGAAELLRDSGSGMDEAERRRFSNNIVTDAGRLNLLVRRLLDLARAENLAPSGESTSFGAALALLPADDRLAVRVEAGGDVSLRMSAENAAIVLANLIDNSARHGATLVSITTASADGKASILMSDNGAGISPSNRARIFEPFFTTRRDSGGTGMGLGIVLALLKAHDGTIRLVDSDSGTRFEIILPAA from the coding sequence ATGGCGCTGCCGCTGGTCGGCCTGTTCTTCTTTAGGCTCTATGAGAACCAGCTGATCCGCCAGACCGAGGCCGAACTGATCGCGCAAGGTGCGGCCCTTGCCGCCATCTACTCACAAGAGGTCCGCGACGCCGGCATCGCTACCGAAAAGCTTGGCGTGCCCGTGCCTGCCGACAGGGACAATCCGGACTCTCCCTACCGGCCGATCGAGCCAAGCCTCGATCTCGCCTCCGACACCGTTCTTCCGACCCGGCCTGCGGCGGCGGCCGCCGCCATCGATCCTGCCTTCGCGGCGATCGGCGCGCGGCTGTCGGGCATCCTCGCCGACACCCAGAAGACCACGCTTGCCGGCTTCCGGCTGCTCGACCCCAGGGGCGTCGTCATCGCCGGGCGCGAAGAGGTCGGGCTGTCGCTCGGCGCCGTCGGCGAAGTTCGCGAGGCATTGGCCGGCCGCTTTGCCAGCGCGCTCAGGCTGAGGATCTCGGACGAGCCGCCGCCGCCGCTCTATTCGGTCAGCCGCGGCACGAAAGTTCGCGTCTTCGTCGCCATGCCGGTTGCCGTCGACAGCAAGGTCGCCGGTGTGGTCTATCTGTCGCGGACGCCGAACAACATCGTCAAGCATCTCTACGGCGAGCGCGGCAAGGTGGTGCTGGCGGCGATCGCCATCCTCGGCGGCACGTTGCTTATCGCCCTTGTCTTCCTGCGCACCGTCAGCCGGCCGATCTACGCGCTGATGGAACGCACGAAACGCATCGCCGCGGGTGACCGCGAAGCCATCAGGCCGCTCGACCATCATGGCACGCGCGAGATGGCCGCACTTTCCAACGCTTTTCTCGACATGGCCGAAAAGCTGCATGCGCGATCGGACAGTATCCAGACCTTCGCCACCCATGTCTCGCACGAGCTCAAATCTCCGCTGACGGCGATCCAGGGGGCGGCCGAACTGCTGCGCGATTCGGGCAGCGGAATGGACGAGGCCGAGCGGCGGCGGTTTTCCAACAATATCGTCACCGACGCAGGGCGGCTCAATTTGCTGGTTCGCCGTCTGCTCGACCTGGCGCGCGCCGAAAATCTCGCGCCCAGCGGCGAAAGCACGTCGTTTGGCGCCGCGCTGGCGCTGCTTCCGGCCGACGACAGGCTGGCGGTTCGCGTCGAGGCGGGCGGCGATGTCAGTCTGCGCATGTCGGCCGAGAATGCGGCCATCGTGCTGGCCAATCTCATCGACAATTCGGCTAGACATGGTGCGACGCTCGTTTCGATCACGACGGCGAGCGCCGACGGAAAGGCGTCGATCCTGATGAGCGACAACGGCGCCGGTATTTCGCCCAGCAACCGGGCGCGAATTTTCGAGCCGTTTTTCACCACGCGCCGCGATTCAGGCGGCACCGGCATGGGTCTCGGCATCGTGCTGGCCCTCCTGAAAGCGCACGATGGCACGATCAGGCTGGTTGACTCCGACAGCGGCACGCGCTTCGAGATCATCCTGCCGGCTGCGTGA
- the leuD gene encoding 3-isopropylmalate dehydratase small subunit: MEKFTKLTGVAAPMPIVNVDTDMIIPKDYLKTIKRTGLGSGLFAEMRYKDDGSENPDFVLNKPAYRKAQILVAGDNFGCGSSREHAPWALLDFGIRCVISTSFADIFYNNCFKNGILPITVSPEDLEKLMDDASRGSNATLTVDLEAKEIRGPDGGVVTFDLDDFKRHCLLNGLDDIGLTMEKAGAIASFEERNAQSRPWA, from the coding sequence ATGGAAAAATTCACCAAGCTCACCGGCGTCGCCGCGCCGATGCCGATCGTCAATGTCGACACCGACATGATCATCCCCAAGGACTATCTCAAGACGATCAAGCGCACCGGGCTCGGCAGCGGGCTGTTCGCCGAAATGCGCTACAAGGATGACGGCTCGGAAAACCCGGACTTCGTGCTCAACAAGCCGGCCTATCGCAAGGCGCAGATCCTGGTGGCCGGCGACAATTTCGGCTGCGGCTCCTCGCGCGAACACGCGCCATGGGCGCTGCTCGATTTCGGCATACGCTGCGTCATCTCGACGTCGTTCGCCGACATTTTCTACAACAACTGCTTCAAGAACGGCATCCTGCCGATCACTGTCAGCCCCGAGGATCTGGAGAAGCTGATGGACGACGCCTCGCGCGGCTCCAACGCGACGCTGACGGTCGACCTCGAGGCCAAGGAAATCCGGGGACCGGACGGCGGCGTGGTCACGTTCGACCTCGACGACTTCAAGCGGCACTGCCTGCTCAACGGGCTCGACGATATCGGGCTGACCATGGAGAAGGCCGGAGCCATCGCCTCGTTTGAGGAGCGGAACGCGCAATCGCGTCCCTGGGCCTGA
- a CDS encoding FAD-binding oxidoreductase, protein MRYDIVIIGGAIVGSSIAYYLREEGFSGSIALVERDPQFAHAATTLSCASIRQQFSIPENIRLSQFTLKLFRRLTEEFGADADIGFREGGYLILAGENGLPILKANHEAQMAEGADIVLEDAEALVRRFPWLSAEGITAGAYGRSGEGWFDAHAMLMLFRKALRGKNIDFVTAAVTGIERQGDRVTSVSLDNGERLEAGIVVNAAGPNAGKVSAMAGLVLPVEPRKRNVFIFEAHEKYADMPLLVDPSGIYVRPEGSVYITGGAEPEEGDGPADPGDFEPDWPLFEEVIWPALATRIPAFEAIKPTRAWAGHYDYNTLDQNAVIGPHPQMQNFLFANGFSGHGLQQAPAVGKALAELVVHGGYRTVDCSAFGYSRVAEGRAFRELNVI, encoded by the coding sequence GTGCGTTACGACATCGTCATCATCGGCGGAGCCATCGTCGGCTCCTCGATCGCCTATTATCTGCGCGAGGAAGGATTTTCCGGCTCAATTGCACTGGTCGAGCGCGATCCGCAATTCGCCCATGCGGCGACGACGCTGTCCTGCGCTTCGATCCGCCAGCAATTCTCGATCCCCGAGAACATCCGCCTGTCGCAGTTCACGCTGAAATTGTTCCGGCGGCTTACGGAAGAATTCGGGGCCGACGCCGATATCGGCTTTCGCGAAGGCGGCTATCTCATCCTGGCCGGCGAGAACGGGCTGCCGATCCTCAAGGCCAACCACGAGGCGCAGATGGCCGAGGGCGCCGACATCGTGCTTGAGGACGCGGAGGCGCTCGTCCGCCGGTTTCCGTGGCTGTCGGCCGAGGGCATCACCGCCGGCGCCTATGGCCGCAGCGGCGAGGGCTGGTTCGACGCGCATGCGATGCTGATGCTGTTTCGCAAGGCGTTGCGGGGCAAAAACATCGATTTCGTCACCGCAGCGGTGACCGGTATCGAGCGGCAGGGCGACCGTGTCACTAGTGTCAGCCTCGACAATGGCGAGCGGCTCGAGGCCGGCATCGTCGTCAACGCCGCCGGGCCGAATGCCGGCAAGGTTTCCGCCATGGCCGGACTGGTGCTGCCGGTGGAACCGCGCAAGCGCAACGTCTTCATCTTCGAGGCGCACGAGAAATATGCCGACATGCCGCTGCTGGTCGATCCCTCAGGCATCTATGTCCGACCGGAGGGCTCGGTCTACATCACCGGCGGCGCCGAGCCGGAAGAGGGCGACGGCCCCGCCGATCCCGGCGATTTCGAGCCCGACTGGCCGCTGTTCGAAGAGGTGATCTGGCCGGCGCTGGCGACTCGCATTCCCGCCTTCGAGGCGATCAAGCCGACACGCGCCTGGGCCGGCCATTACGACTACAACACGCTCGACCAGAACGCAGTGATCGGTCCGCATCCGCAGATGCAGAATTTCCTCTTCGCCAATGGTTTTTCCGGACACGGCCTGCAGCAGGCGCCGGCTGTCGGCAAGGCGCTGGCCGAGCTTGTGGTGCATGGCGGCTACCGCACGGTGGACTGCTCGGCGTTTGGGTACAGCCGTGTCGCTGAAGGGCGGGCGTTCAGGGAATTGAATGTGATCTAA
- a CDS encoding GNAT family N-acetyltransferase translates to MKTRSKILYAGEPALDAAEFRRVLVESGLGANRPIDDEARFARADLVLTARLDAPDKPLVGVARGITDFSWVCYISELAVSQSAQGLGIGKGLLDEARRQLGPSVAIALISMPDAVGFYERIGMARMADAFWFGRER, encoded by the coding sequence ATGAAAACACGATCCAAAATCCTCTACGCTGGCGAACCGGCCCTCGACGCAGCCGAGTTCCGCCGCGTGCTGGTGGAATCCGGCCTCGGCGCCAACCGCCCCATCGATGACGAGGCCCGTTTTGCCCGTGCCGATCTGGTATTGACCGCGCGCCTCGATGCGCCCGACAAGCCGCTGGTCGGTGTCGCGCGCGGCATCACCGACTTTTCGTGGGTCTGCTACATTTCCGAACTCGCCGTTTCCCAATCGGCGCAAGGGCTCGGCATCGGCAAGGGCCTGCTCGACGAAGCCCGCCGACAACTAGGACCGTCCGTCGCCATCGCTCTTATTTCTATGCCCGACGCCGTCGGCTTCTACGAACGGATCGGCATGGCGCGCATGGCCGACGCGTTCTGGTTCGGCCGCGAGCGCTGA
- a CDS encoding DUF4173 domain-containing protein: MTTLLTAAPSYCARFGVAVLLAALADFLFYGQAVGITLFLFGITLAAAAAAIHPSALSGRGLRLGLAALSVGLLPLIENVSALSVAIGLAAMAVFAVSLVGRLRRGLARIAGQVALFLLAAPLRFVHDFFRWRKAARRLGRRRIHLAAIAVWIMPLSLGAVFLTLFGTANPVIEYWLSLIDLLALLDLIQLPRLGFWLFVLVGIWAFLRPRLPRVFRRTARGTSPGPVVGDVPTTKPATAIEDIIFGKAAILRALIVFNTLFAVQTALDATYLWGGIALPDGLTYAAYAHRGAYPLIVTALLAAGFVLAAMRPGSATSSDPLIRRLVYVWVAQNIVLVISSILRLDLYIGIYALTYWRVAAFVWMGLVAAGLALIIARIALEKPNEWLLSANLLTLSATLYTCSFINFAALIANYNVEHSFEMTGQGTQIDFWYLRSLGPDALPALDRFFEHQSRTVAANDPRWRELAGMHVRDKASYHARQENWRAWSFRDWRLLRTLDTHIPFVVPQGSEPFVRAADPCRIISWSPTMIRTFAKSSASRSKRPA; encoded by the coding sequence ATGACGACGCTCCTCACGGCCGCGCCGAGCTATTGCGCGCGATTCGGCGTTGCCGTCCTGCTTGCCGCGCTGGCCGATTTCCTCTTCTACGGGCAGGCCGTCGGCATCACGCTTTTCCTGTTCGGCATTACGCTTGCCGCCGCAGCCGCGGCCATCCATCCTTCGGCGCTCAGCGGCCGCGGCCTGCGGCTCGGACTCGCCGCCTTGTCTGTCGGGCTGCTGCCGCTCATTGAAAATGTCAGTGCGCTTTCCGTGGCGATCGGACTTGCGGCCATGGCCGTCTTCGCGGTTTCGCTGGTCGGACGGCTGCGACGCGGACTTGCCCGCATTGCCGGCCAAGTCGCGCTCTTCCTGCTCGCAGCGCCCCTTCGGTTCGTTCACGACTTCTTCCGCTGGCGCAAGGCGGCGCGGCGGCTTGGCCGGCGGCGCATTCACCTCGCGGCGATCGCCGTCTGGATCATGCCGCTGAGCCTGGGTGCGGTATTCCTCACGCTGTTCGGCACCGCCAATCCGGTCATCGAATACTGGCTGTCGTTGATCGATCTCCTCGCCTTGCTCGACCTTATCCAGCTGCCGCGGCTGGGCTTCTGGCTGTTCGTGCTTGTCGGCATCTGGGCCTTCCTGCGCCCGCGCCTGCCGCGTGTTTTCCGCCGCACTGCGCGTGGGACGTCGCCAGGCCCTGTCGTCGGCGACGTGCCAACCACAAAACCCGCCACGGCGATCGAGGACATCATCTTCGGCAAGGCCGCGATTCTTCGCGCGCTAATCGTCTTCAACACCCTGTTCGCGGTGCAGACCGCGCTCGACGCCACCTATCTGTGGGGCGGTATCGCCCTTCCCGACGGATTGACCTATGCCGCCTATGCGCATCGCGGCGCCTATCCGCTCATCGTCACGGCGCTGCTCGCCGCCGGCTTCGTCCTGGCGGCGATGCGGCCGGGAAGTGCCACCTCCAGCGATCCGCTCATCCGCCGGCTGGTCTATGTCTGGGTAGCGCAGAACATCGTGCTGGTCATCTCGTCGATCCTGCGGCTCGACCTCTATATCGGCATCTATGCGCTGACCTACTGGCGTGTCGCCGCCTTCGTCTGGATGGGGCTGGTGGCAGCGGGCCTCGCCCTGATCATCGCCCGCATCGCACTCGAAAAACCCAACGAATGGCTGCTTTCCGCCAATCTTCTGACGCTATCAGCGACGCTCTATACCTGTTCCTTCATCAACTTCGCGGCGCTGATCGCCAACTACAATGTCGAACATTCCTTCGAAATGACCGGCCAGGGCACCCAGATCGATTTCTGGTACCTGCGTTCGCTCGGCCCCGACGCCTTGCCGGCTCTCGACCGTTTCTTCGAGCACCAGAGCAGGACGGTTGCCGCCAACGATCCCCGCTGGCGCGAACTCGCCGGCATGCACGTGCGGGACAAGGCCAGTTACCACGCCAGACAGGAAAACTGGCGCGCCTGGAGCTTTCGCGATTGGCGCCTCCTTCGCACTCTCGACACACATATCCCGTTCGTGGTTCCTCAGGGCTCCGAACCCTTCGTGCGGGCCGCTGATCCATGCCGCATAATATCCTGGTCGCCGACGATGATCCGCACATTCGCGAAATCATCTGCTTCGCGCTCGAAAAGGCCGGCATGA